ACAAAATGATACATAGATAATGTAGATAATGATCCAGTACTTAAGTAGGTGTCAATCTGATTTCTAATGTCACTGATCGTCTTTTGTATCTATTAATACTGACTTATTAATATCAAATAGTAAACAGATTCTTTGATTAAACATACCTATTTTGCGATAATGATTTTGAAGATAAAATTTATTAAATTTAGGAGAAAATGATGTCATTAATTGGAAAAAAAATAGAAAATTTTGTTGCTGATGCCTATCAAGAAGGTAAATTTTTAACTGTCAATTCGGAAGATTTTAAAGGAAAATGGCAAGTGATTGTTTTTTATCCTGCTGACTTCTCATTTGTTTGTCCAACTGAGTTGGAAGATTTGCAAGAACAATATGATTTTCTTCAATCACTAGGTGTAGATGTTTATTCATGTTCTACAGATACGCATTTTGTACATGCTGCATGGCATGAACACAGTGAGGCGATTGGTAAAGTAACTTATCCAATGCTTGCAGACCCAACACAAAAAATCTCACGTATTTTTGATGTATTAGATGAAGCATCTGGCTTGTCACAACGTGGTTCATTTATTATTGATCCAGATGGTGTTGTACAAGCTGTAGAAATTACTGCAGATGGTATCGGTCGTGATGCTAGTCAACTCGTTGATAAAGTACGTGCTGCACAGTATGTTCGCAAAAATCCAGGTGAAGTATGTCCTGCAAAATGGAAAGAAGATGCAGAAACTTTGACACCAGGTTTGGATTTAGTCGGTAAAATTTAACTCATTCAGGCGATGTAGACTACTCGCCTTTTTGAAAATAGAAAAATGAGAGGCTCAGATGTTAGAAGAAAATCTTAAGACACAACTCAAGCAATATCTTGAACTATTAGAAAATGATATTGTACTACGTTTAAATGCAGATATCAATGAAACTAATGGTAAAAAAGTACATGATTTTGTAACTGAAATTGCAGATATGTCTGCGAAAA
The DNA window shown above is from Lactococcus paracarnosus and carries:
- the ahpC gene encoding alkyl hydroperoxide reductase subunit C encodes the protein MSLIGKKIENFVADAYQEGKFLTVNSEDFKGKWQVIVFYPADFSFVCPTELEDLQEQYDFLQSLGVDVYSCSTDTHFVHAAWHEHSEAIGKVTYPMLADPTQKISRIFDVLDEASGLSQRGSFIIDPDGVVQAVEITADGIGRDASQLVDKVRAAQYVRKNPGEVCPAKWKEDAETLTPGLDLVGKI